Proteins encoded in a region of the Ziziphus jujuba cultivar Dongzao chromosome 3, ASM3175591v1 genome:
- the LOC107422145 gene encoding ATP synthase subunit gamma, mitochondrial, with protein MAMAALRREGRRLAPLISSRPINASQSSLFPSGEQALYGVRSISTQVVRNRMKSVKNIQKITKAMKMVAASKLRAIQTKAENSRGLWQPFTALLGDTPSVDVKKNVIVTVSSDKGLCGGINSTSVKISRALHKLNSGPDKETKYVILGEKAKAQLIRDSKKDIDLSVTEMQKNPLNYSQVSVLADDILKNVEFDALRIIFNKFHSVVSFIPTMSTVLSPEVVERESESGGKFGDLDAYEIEGGETKSEILQNLSEFQFSCVLFNAVMENACSEQGARMSAMDSSSRNAGEMLDRLTLTYNRTRQASITTELIEIISGASALEG; from the exons ATGGCGATGGCTGCTCTGAGACGAGAAGGGAGGCGCTTGGCCCCTCTCATCTCTTCCCGTCCAATCAACGCCTCCCAATCCTCTCTTTTCCCTTCTGG GGAACAGGCCCTTTATGGAGTACGCTCTATTTCAACTCAAGTTG TTAGAAATCGGATGAAGAGTGTGAAGAATATCCAAAAAATCACAAAGGCAATGAAGATGGTTGCAGCCTCAAAGTTACGAGCAATTCAAACTAAAGCTGAAAACTCTCGTGGCCTCTGGCAACCTTTTACTGCACTTCTTGGTGATACTCCAA GTGTTGATGTTAAGAAGAATGTTATCGTTACTGTTTCTTCGGACAAAGGTCTATGTGGTGGAATAAACTCTACTTCAGTCAAGATAAGCAGGGCTTTGCATAAGTTGAATTCTG GTCCtgataaagaaacaaaatatgtaattttgggGGAAAAAGCAAAGGCTCAATTGATACGTGACTCAAAGAAGGACATTGATTTGTCGGTTACTGAGATGCAGAAGAATCCTTTGAACTACAGTCAG GTATCTGTTCTGGCTGATGACATTTTGAAAAATGTGGAATTTGATGCTTTGAGAATTATCTTCAACAAGTTTCACTCAGTTGTCTCTTTCATCCCTACAATGTCAACTGTGTTATCTCCAGAG GTTGTGGAGAGAGAATCTGAATCTGGGGGAAAGTTTGGTGATCTGGACGCATATGAGATTGAAGGTGGTGAAACGAAGTCAGAAATACTTCAGAATCTTTCTGAGTTCCAGTTTTCTTGT GTCTTGTTCAATGCGGTAATGGAGAATGCTTGCAGTGAGCAAGGAGCAAGGATGTCTGCCATGGATAGCTCCAGCAGAAATGCTGGCGAGATGCTTGATCGCCTCACACTTACCTATAatag
- the LOC107422137 gene encoding pentatricopeptide repeat-containing protein At1g06710, mitochondrial, with the protein MIARRGFKALLIHSFPTISTLCSTPFFSVNRSSSSKVSHPTTSKAPNFTLFSTISRFVSTFSSDTLEGLVDQEDPLALDGSKVESFSAEEFGFLRGSLLGSSSDSGSSVGESDLGKFSSEALLISNAIRNNKDEFGDHTQKFLRQFRDKLNGNLVVEVLKLVQNPELGMKFFMWAGRQIGYSHTGYVYDALLEMLQSDNNNNNFRVPEHFLREIKSDDKEVLGKLLNILIRKCCRYGLWNVALEELGRLKDFGYKATRPTYNALIQVFIEANKLDTAQLVHREMWDSGFRMDDRTLGCLSRALCEAGRWREALTLIDNEEFVPTTALYTNMIYGLCEASLFDVAMDFLDRMRSCSCIPNVVTYRILLCGCLRKRQLGRCKRILSMMIAEGCYPSPKIFNSLVHAYCKSGDYSYAYKLLRKMVKCGCKPGYVVYNILIGGICSKNELPSSDLLDLAEKAYSEMLNAGIVLNKVNVSNFARCLCGAGKFEKAYNVISEMMSKGFVPDASTYSNVIEFLCSHSKVEKAFFLFEEMQKNGIVPDVYTYTILIDNFCKAGLIQQARNWFNEMMEKGCSPNVVTYTALIHAYLKARKVNDANQLFEMMLDNGCIPNVVTYTALIDGHFKAGEIEKACLIYTRMKGDVENSDMDIYFRLGDCNSKEPNVFTYGALVDGLCKAHKVKEARDLLDAMLAGDCVPNHIVYDALIDGFCKAGKLDEAQVVFTKMSEHGYSPNAYTYSSLIDRLFKDQRLDLVLKVLSKMLENSCEPNVVIYTEMIDGLCKVGKTDEAYKLMLMMEEKGCYPNVVTYTAMIDGFGKAGKIYKCLELLREMGSKGCAPNFVTYRVLINHCCTAGLLDEARELLDEMKQTYWPKHMASYCKVIEGYNREFIASLGLLNEISESDNIPIFPVYSILVDNFIKAGKLDVALQLHEEISSSSPLTSLNKRMYNSLIESLSHASNVDKAFGLFAKMVTRGGVPELSTFIHLIKGLRKVNKWEEALQLSDSICQMDIIWLQQEETSD; encoded by the exons ATGATCGCCAGAAGAGGCTTCAAAGCTCTTCTCATTCACTCTTTTCCAACCATTTCTACTCTCTGTTCCACCCCTTTCTTCTCTGTAAACCGATCTTCTTCGTCCAAAGTCTCTCACCCTACAACTTCCAAAGCTCCCAACTTTACTCTGTTTTCCACTATTTCCAGATTCGTTTCCACCTTTTCTTCGGACACTCTCGAAGGATTGGTCGACCAGGAGGACCCATTGGCCTTGGATGGTTCGAAGGTCGAGTCATTTTCGGCTGAAGAGTTCGGTTTCTTGCGCGGCTCGTTGTTGGGTTCGAGTTCTGATTCTGGGTCTTCAGTAGGTGAATCTGATTTGGGTAAGTTTTCTAGCGAAGCCCTTTTGATTTCCAATGCCATTAGAAACAATAAAGATGAGTTTGGTGATCATACCCAGAAATTTCTTAGGCAGTTTAGGgacaaattgaatggaaatttGGTTGTTGAGGTTTTGAAGCTTGTTCAAAATCCCGAATTGGGCATGAAGTTTTTCATGTGGGCAGGTCGTCAAATTGGATATAGTCACACTGGTTACGTGTATGATGCTTTGTTGGAAATGTTGCAaagtgataacaataataataattttagagTACCTGAACACTTTCTTAGAGAAATTAAGAGTGATGACAAAGAGGTGCTTGGGAAATTGCTTAATATTTTGATTCGGAAGTGTTGTCGATATGGGTTGTGGAATGTAGCTCTGGAAGAGTTGGGGAGGCTCAAGGATTTTGGGTACAAGGCGACAAGGCCAACTTACAATGCTTTGATTCAAGTGTTTATAGAAGCTAATAAGCTGGACACAGCGCAATTGGTTCATAGGGAGATGTGGGATTCAGGGTTTAGGATGGATGATCGAACATTAGGATGTCTTTCCCGTGCCCTCTGCGAAGCTGGGAGGTGGAGGGAAGCACTTACTTTGATTGATAACGAAGAGTTTGTGCCAACCACAGCTCTTTATACGAATATGATATATGGACTTTGTGAAGCTTCCCTTTTTGATGTAGCTATGGATTTTTTGGACAGAATGCGGTCTTGTTCTTGTATTCCAAATGTTGTAACTTATAGGATTCTGCTATGTGGGTGTTTGAGAAAAAGACAACTTGGTAGGTGTAAGAGAATTCTCAGTATGATGATTGCGGAAGGTTGTTATCCGAGccctaaaatatttaattctctTGTTCATGCTTATTGCAAATCAGGAGACTACTCTTATGCTTATAAATTGCTAAGGAAAATGGTAAAGTGTGGGTGCAAGCCTGGCTATGTTGTTTATAATATCTTGATTGGTGGTATTTGCAGCAAAAATGAGTTACCTAGCTCAGATTTGTTAGATTTGGCTGAGAAAGCTTACAGTGAGATGCTTAATGCAGGGATTGTGTTGAATAAGGTAAATGTCAGCAATTTTGCAAGATGTCTTTGTGGGgctggaaaatttgagaaagcCTATAATGTCATAAGTGAAATGATGAGCAAGGGTTTTGTACCTGATGCTAGTACATATTCTAATGTAATTGAGTTTTTGTGTAGTCACTCCAAGGTagaaaaagcattttttttgtttgaagaaaTGCAAAAGAATGGTATTGTTCCCGATGTCTATACATATACTATCTTGATTGACAATTTTTGTAAAGCTGGCCTCATTCAACAGGCTCGCAATTGGTTTAATGAAATGATGGAAAAAGGCTGTTCCCCAAATGTGGTGACTTATACTGCTCTAATACATGCTTACCTTAAAGCTAGGAAGGTGAACGATGCAAATCAACTCTTTGAGATGATGTTGGATAATGGTTGCATTCCTAATGTTGTTACTTATACTGCTTTGATTGATGGCCATTTTAAAGCTGGAGAGATTGAAAAAGCTTGTTTGATTTATACAAGAATGAAAGGTGATGTGGAAAATTCTGATATGGATATTTACTTTAGACTTGGTGATTGCAATTCTAAAGAGCCAAATGTTTTTACATATGGAGCTTTGGTGGATGGTTTGTGCAAAGCTCACAAGGTCAAAGAGGCCCGTGATTTGTTGGATGCTATGTTGGCAGGAGATTGTGTACCTAACCATATTGTGTATGACGCACTCATAGATGGATTTTGTAAAGCTGGGAAGCTGGATGAAGCTCAAGTTGTGTTTACTAAGATGTCAGAGCATGGGTATAGTCCTAATGCATATACTTACAGCTCATTGATTGACAGGCTTTTTAAGGATCAGAGGTTGGATCTTGTTTTGAAAGTATTGTCTAAAATGCTAGAAAACTCTTGTGAACCAAATGTTGTTATCTACACTGAGATGATTGATGGGCTCTGTAAAGTTGGAAAAACCGATGAAGCTTATAAGCTTATGTTAATGATGGAAGAGAAAGGGTGTTACCCTAATGTTGTGACTTATACTGCAATGATAGATGGCTTTGGGAAAGCAGGTAAAATATACAAATGCCTTGAGCTCTTAAGAGAGATGGGCTCAAAGGGTTGTGCTCCAAATTTCGTCACTTATAGGGTGCTAATAAACCACTGCTGCACCGCTGGCCTTCTGGACGAGGCTCGTGAACTTTTGGATGAAATGAAACAGACGTATTGGCCAAAGCATATGGCAAGCTACTGTAAGGTTATTGAAGGTTACAACAGGGAGTTCATAGCCTCTCTTGGACTTCTAAATGAGATAAGTGAGAGTGATAATATACCAATTTTTCCTGTATATAGTATTCTGgttgataattttattaagGCTGGAAAACTGGATGTGGCATTGCAGCTGCATGAAGAgatatcatcatcttcacctTTGACGTCTTTGAACAAAAGAATGTATAATTCATTGATTGAAAGCCTGTCACATGCAAGTAACGTTGACAAGGCATTTGGATTGTTTGCGAAGATGGTAACACGGGGTGGGGTTCCAGAGCTAAGTACATTTATTCACCTTATTAAAGGGCTCCGTAAAGTTAATAAGTGGGAAGAAGCTTTGCAGCTATCAGATAGCATATGCCAAATG GATATCATTTGGCTTCAACAAGAAGAGACATCTGACTAA
- the LOC107422119 gene encoding probable methyltransferase PMT19 gives MAIIPPASANPLIKSSLFRVFFTIFLSSFFFILGSYTISTTTSTSSSSSSSSPLLHDHSLHCSNPNFSISPPLQFSAHHTLPLPPEPPKIPNFLDFCSENFTNYCPCHDPSRENGFPAEKKFDKERHCPEETGEGLRCLIPAPVRYRRPVPWPKSREFVWFSNVPFPRLTVYKKSQNWVRLERDRLVFPGGGTSFRQGVKGYIEEIKKVVPLASGSIRTVLDVGCGVASFGASLMDYNILTMSIAPIDNHEAQVQFALERGLPAMLGILSVHRLPYPSRSFDMAHCSRCLVPWTQYGGLYLMEIDRVLRPGGYWILSGPPINWKVTYKDYQSQAQDFEKEQISLEDLARRMCWKKVAERGPIAVWRKPTNHIHCIQKLKLWKSIQLCVGNDPDASWYKKMDPCITPLPNVTDIHAISGGALQKWPKRLMSTPPRITSDLIKGITVKAFHEDTQLWRKRVSHYHVVLKSLKTDKYRNIMDMNAGIGSFAAALVEFPVWVMNVVPFDAEKNTLGVVFERGLIGTYMNWCEAFSTYPRTYDLIHAYSVFSMYIDKCDIIDILLELQRILRPHGTVIIRDHVDIIVKVKDITDKMRWNAKIFHSENGPFHPEKILLLGNSQ, from the exons ATGGCGATTATTCCACCTGCTTCTGCAAACCCTCTAATAAAAAGTTCTCTCTTTAGGGTCTTCTTCAccattttcctttcttccttcttcttcatcctcGGCTCTTACACCATCTCCACCACTACttccacttcttcttcttcttcttcttcttcacctctCCTACACGACCATTCCCTCCATTGTTCCAATCCCAACTTCTCAATCTCACCACCTCTGCAATTTTCAGCTCACCACACTCTTCCTCTCCCACCAGAACCTCCGAAAATTCCAAATTTCTTGGATTTTTGCTCTGAAAATTTTACCAACTACTGCCCATGTCATGATCCATCAAGAGAGAATGGATTCCCAGCTGAAAAGAAGTTTGATAAGGAACGGCATTGCCCTGAGGAGACAGGTGAGGGACTCCGGTGCTTGATTCCGGCACCGGTTAGGTACCGTAGGCCAGTTCCGTGGCCGAAGAGTAGGGAGTTTGTTTGGTTTAGCAATGTGCCTTTCCCTCGGTTGACTGTGTACAAGAAATCGCAGAATTGGGTTCGGTTGGAACGTGACCGGCTTGTTTTTCCGGGCGGCGGGACGTCTTTCCGGCAGGGAGTGAAGGGTTATATCGAGGAGATCAAGAAAGTTGTGCCATTGGCTTCTGGGAGTATAAGAACTGTTCTTGACGTTGGCTGTGGG GTTGCAAGTTTTGGAGCCTCTCTAATGGATTACAACATCTTGACAATGTCAATTGCACCAATTGATAATCATGAAGCACAAGTACAGTTTGCCTTGGAAAGAGGACTTCCAGCAATGCTTGGCATACTAAGCGTCCATAGGTTACCATACCCATCAAGATCATTTGATATGGCACATTGCTCGCGGTGCCTTGTACCATGGACTCAATATG GTGGACTGTACTTGATGGAGATTGATCGGGTTTTACGTCCCGGTGGCTACTGGATTTTGTCTGGTCCACCTATAAATTGGAAGGTTACATACAAAGATTACCAGAGTCAGGCTCAAGATTTTGAAAAAGAGCAAATCAGTTTGGAAGATCTTGCTCGGCGAATGTGCTGGAAAAAGGTAGCAGAAAGGGGACCAATTGCTGTATGGAGAAAGCCAACAAATCATATACATTGTATACAAAAATTAAAGCTTTGGAAATCTATCCAATTATGTGTTGGAAATGATCCTGATGCTAGTTG GTACAAAAAGATGGATCCCTGCATCACCCCTCTCCCAAATGTTACAGACATCCATGCTATATCTGGAGGAGCTCTCCAAAAATGGCCTAAACGGCTGATGAGCACTCCACCTAGAATTACAAGTGACCTGATCAAAGGAATTACAGTTAAGGCATTTCATGAAGACACTCAGTTATGGAGGAAGAGAGTTTCACATTACCATGTCGTTCTTAAATCTCTAAAAACTGATAAATATAGAAACATTATGGACATGAATGCCGGCATAGGGAGCTTTGCAGCTGCATTAGTGGAATTTCCAGTATGGGTTATGAATGTGGTACCATTTGACGCAGAGAAAAACACCCTTGGTGTTGTATTTGAACGAGGCCTAATTGGAACTTACATGAACTG GTGTGAGGCCTTCTCAACATATCCCCGAACATACGATCTGATACATGCCTATAGTGTCTTCAGCATGTATATAGACAA ATGTGACATTATAGATATCCTCCTCGAGTTGCAACGTATTCTTCGTCCGCATGGTACTGTTATTATAAGAGATCATGTGGACATCATTGTTAAAGTAAAAGACATTACTGATAAGATGAGATGGAATGCCAAAATATTCCACTCTGAAAATGGTCCATTTCATCCTGAGAAAATACTACTTCTTGGAAACTCCCAGTAG
- the LOC107422143 gene encoding probable leucine-rich repeat receptor-like protein kinase At1g35710, whose amino-acid sequence MRKNKSLTGLSSTIIHRDIASKNVLLDDEYEAHISDFGSAISLDPNTSNWTPFAGTFGYSAPELAYTMEVNDKCDVYSFGVVVLELIMGKHPGDLILSLSASTSSSSTPAVHQILLKDLLDQRLSPPKRQAGEKVVSIVNIAFAYLQPSPRSRPTMKQVADKLSSSLPSLSEPLHASTLRQLLDPPTWIY is encoded by the exons GATTAAGTTCTACTATAATTCATAGAGACATAGCAAGTAAGAATGTTCTATTGGATGATGAATATGAAGCTCACATTTCTGACTTTGGTTCCGCTATAAGTTTAGATCCAAACACATCAAATTGGACTCCATTTGCAGGAACCTTTGGATACTCTGCCCCAG AGCTTGCTTACACAATGGAAGTAAATGACAAGTGCGATGTGTACAGCTTTGGGGTTGTAGTATTGGAGCTGATCATGGGAAAACATCCAGGAGATCTTATCTTGTCTCTGTCAGCATCAACATCGTCATCATCAACACCAGCTGTTCATCAAATTCTGCTAAAGGATTTATTGGATCAACGTCTCTCACCTCCAAAAAGGCAAGCAGGAGAGAAAGTTGTCTCCATTGTGAACATAGCATTTGCATATCTGCAACCAAGTCCACGGTCTCGGCCAACTATGAAGCAAGTCGCTGATAAGCTATCAAGTTCTTTACCATCGTTATCAGAGCCTCTTCATGCTAGTACATTGAGGCAGCTGCTTGATCCCCCAACTTGGATATACTGA